In Opitutaceae bacterium TAV5, one genomic interval encodes:
- a CDS encoding iron dicitrate transport regulator FecR has product MKTACSTGRLAFAAFACLLFASSVSHADDQAPKTFSEAVISEIVNEVSVVDHASLQAQPAQVDAPFRAPDLLRTGRRSRAQLQIDDGTIARVGSSAVFSFEKDSRSIRLKSGTVLFHSPTGKGGGTIITNSVAASVIGTTIMVTATSDGGFKLMVLEGTARVTFPNGRELVVKAGQMTFLMPAADSQAGDPEQGPVLDFDLDALVSESLLVNGFKYPLGSEELIRESINIQGHRIDDGELVRTGLVIIGATSSDDFMVANDADVRQQATAAAGNGTLPGDNGGPPPLSDAERLLANLNSTVVLGTNLTIPEEAIFRDPVEIPEQFLPAGVVSGPVTGILAGTILADGTVELGPLGAMPSIFIGGIVFEIGGNPGAGNNGATILSTASTADNTTTFVLSDPATTHLFLAAHALTIAPGTTLGVSFATPGGTLDLVSVQSLALDSVHILNPDGGINLTSLGGSIDLSGGSITAGGPSYGLLSLYSTQVASPASDLKLIAATGITIDGATLSADSITLKTATGDISVGGAFSFYSAAGPVVITAQTGNVFFDSPLVQLSNSQITAGEDISLFGNTVSVYDSTFTAGPEGSVLLTATGEGITVVNSIFSGASLQFDASDGQSVIVANSTLDASSITLRAGDEIGINGATLDASPGGLVIEGRSVSFNGISAIDFTGATVSGTDSLVVNAGSIHLDGGVWSSAEGVVALTASTGDLTADNTVFGAGDALVATATLGDIRFNHIGAGGSLDIASLVLSAPAGSIDFSTGSVLSGIQAIVTAGQDIAVTALSLKAPSGSIFSSGSGNVSITTTGDLTLKGATLSASAAGKFIDLQGSSVKLDSMENIEGSLRIAATGTVVIKGSMLGEGAHAIGSASIDSPLGSIVFKGSSIGGTATLDAAATSLFFKDTSIGDGALLTLKSRDGLVSTGYSFVEGSVTFGCGVTWGCSIIDSESVYYSGAFYIPALNIGTVESPIHILKLTDTDFRGSKLDYIFTPGRELEFVEIGSGPCYTYPEISNNFLFSYDAPAVLTREQMGLPSGFTLPAGYDTFTGVVAQSIAVTPDSTAFFETLGWQASSYYAREFTFSGDLATFGLEGGLFLAATGFTFDPGTSFKVDVGSDATFGLRSYTDLLLAGVSLTTPKGSIAIESLGNLHLGSGTVLTAGRPQEYDDLVYIQSGGINLTARGNVILNEASLIAWSDDYTTYSTSNSGGYGSHGVTIDTTSNAEANIELTNSTITTSTRYSAGDIDRPAGFITIKGAREVRIDGGRLVAASIDIRAGKQNNDAHRLDVKNLDLTLPEGAEYASVRMEAYTVRLTNVTFDVRADTTINSGKGTVNVNATSTGMLGAVNFYGGVQIKDYQGVSQNLNEAGNFNQYVHVVKGSDHIYNNGTAAGSSGYTGNSGYAPITIGKIGSSGPSL; this is encoded by the coding sequence ATGAAAACTGCTTGCTCCACTGGCCGCCTGGCCTTCGCTGCGTTTGCCTGTCTTCTGTTCGCCTCATCTGTCTCGCATGCGGATGACCAGGCGCCGAAGACGTTTTCCGAAGCCGTCATCTCCGAAATCGTCAACGAGGTCAGCGTCGTCGACCACGCCAGCCTCCAGGCGCAACCCGCCCAGGTGGATGCGCCCTTTCGGGCTCCCGATCTGCTTCGCACCGGTCGCCGTTCGCGCGCGCAACTCCAGATCGACGACGGCACCATTGCCCGGGTGGGTTCCAGCGCAGTCTTTTCGTTCGAGAAAGACAGCCGCTCCATCCGGCTGAAGAGTGGCACCGTGCTCTTCCATTCCCCGACCGGGAAGGGCGGCGGCACCATCATCACCAATTCCGTCGCGGCGTCGGTGATCGGCACCACCATCATGGTCACGGCGACGAGCGACGGCGGTTTCAAGCTCATGGTGCTCGAAGGCACCGCCAGGGTCACGTTCCCCAACGGACGCGAACTCGTCGTCAAGGCGGGCCAGATGACTTTCCTCATGCCGGCGGCCGATTCGCAAGCCGGTGACCCGGAGCAAGGCCCTGTTCTCGACTTCGATCTCGACGCCCTCGTTTCCGAATCGCTTCTCGTCAACGGCTTCAAATACCCGCTCGGCTCGGAGGAGCTGATCCGGGAAAGCATCAACATCCAGGGACACAGGATCGACGACGGCGAACTCGTCCGCACCGGCCTCGTCATCATCGGCGCGACCAGTTCCGACGACTTCATGGTCGCCAACGATGCCGACGTGCGCCAGCAGGCGACCGCCGCTGCCGGCAACGGCACTCTTCCCGGCGACAACGGCGGTCCGCCTCCGCTATCCGATGCGGAGCGGCTGCTCGCCAATCTCAATTCCACGGTCGTCCTTGGCACCAACCTCACCATCCCGGAGGAGGCGATCTTCCGCGACCCGGTCGAGATTCCCGAGCAGTTCCTGCCTGCCGGCGTCGTTTCCGGGCCGGTCACCGGCATCCTCGCCGGCACGATTCTCGCCGACGGCACCGTCGAACTCGGGCCGCTCGGCGCCATGCCCTCGATCTTTATCGGCGGTATCGTCTTCGAGATCGGCGGCAATCCCGGTGCCGGCAATAATGGCGCCACGATACTTTCCACCGCCAGCACGGCCGACAACACGACCACGTTTGTCCTCTCCGATCCGGCGACGACCCACCTCTTCCTCGCCGCCCATGCGCTCACCATCGCTCCGGGCACCACACTCGGTGTCTCTTTCGCCACGCCCGGCGGCACGCTCGATCTTGTCTCCGTGCAGTCGCTGGCTCTCGACAGCGTCCATATTCTCAATCCCGACGGCGGCATCAACCTCACTTCGCTGGGCGGTTCCATCGACCTCTCCGGTGGCAGCATCACCGCCGGCGGGCCGTCGTACGGCCTGCTGTCGCTGTATTCCACGCAGGTGGCTTCACCCGCTTCGGATCTCAAGCTCATCGCTGCGACCGGGATCACCATCGACGGCGCCACGCTTTCCGCCGACTCCATCACGCTGAAAACCGCCACCGGCGACATCTCGGTGGGCGGAGCCTTCAGCTTCTATTCCGCGGCCGGCCCGGTCGTGATCACGGCCCAGACGGGCAATGTCTTTTTCGACAGTCCGCTCGTGCAGCTTTCCAATTCGCAAATCACCGCCGGGGAAGACATCTCCCTCTTCGGCAACACGGTTTCCGTCTATGACAGCACCTTCACGGCCGGACCGGAGGGCAGCGTCCTCCTGACGGCCACCGGCGAAGGGATCACGGTCGTGAATTCGATTTTTTCGGGCGCATCCCTCCAGTTCGACGCCTCCGATGGCCAGTCCGTCATTGTGGCCAACAGCACGCTCGACGCCTCCTCGATCACGCTTCGCGCCGGCGACGAGATCGGCATCAATGGCGCGACGCTCGATGCCTCGCCGGGCGGTCTGGTGATCGAGGGTCGTTCCGTCTCGTTCAACGGGATCAGCGCGATCGACTTCACCGGCGCCACGGTCAGCGGCACGGATTCGCTTGTCGTCAACGCCGGCTCCATCCACCTGGACGGCGGCGTATGGAGTTCGGCCGAAGGCGTGGTTGCCCTCACGGCATCGACCGGCGACCTGACGGCCGACAACACCGTGTTCGGCGCCGGTGACGCTCTCGTTGCAACCGCCACACTCGGCGACATCCGGTTCAACCACATCGGTGCGGGCGGCAGCCTCGACATCGCCTCGCTCGTCCTGAGCGCGCCGGCAGGCAGCATCGACTTCAGCACCGGCTCCGTGCTCTCCGGCATCCAGGCGATTGTCACGGCCGGGCAGGACATCGCGGTCACGGCGCTTTCGCTGAAGGCTCCGTCGGGTTCGATTTTCAGTTCCGGGTCCGGCAACGTCAGCATCACGACGACCGGCGACCTGACACTGAAGGGTGCCACGCTGTCCGCGTCGGCGGCCGGCAAGTTCATCGATCTGCAAGGCTCCTCGGTCAAACTCGACTCGATGGAAAACATCGAGGGCTCGCTGCGTATCGCCGCCACCGGCACGGTCGTGATCAAGGGCAGTATGCTCGGCGAAGGCGCGCACGCCATCGGCTCTGCGTCCATCGATTCTCCCCTCGGCAGCATTGTGTTCAAGGGCTCCTCGATCGGCGGCACCGCCACGCTGGACGCGGCCGCGACCAGCCTCTTCTTCAAGGACACCTCCATCGGCGATGGCGCGCTGCTCACGTTGAAGAGCCGCGATGGTCTCGTCTCGACCGGCTACTCCTTCGTCGAAGGCAGTGTCACCTTCGGTTGCGGCGTCACCTGGGGATGCAGCATCATCGACAGCGAATCGGTGTATTACTCGGGCGCCTTCTACATTCCGGCGCTCAACATCGGCACCGTCGAATCCCCGATCCACATTCTCAAGCTGACGGACACCGATTTCCGCGGCAGCAAACTCGACTACATCTTCACGCCCGGCCGCGAACTCGAGTTTGTCGAGATCGGATCCGGACCGTGTTATACGTATCCGGAAATCTCCAACAACTTCCTCTTCTCTTACGACGCCCCCGCGGTCCTCACCCGCGAGCAGATGGGGCTGCCCTCCGGTTTCACACTGCCCGCCGGCTACGACACGTTTACCGGCGTCGTGGCGCAAAGCATTGCGGTCACTCCCGATTCGACAGCCTTTTTCGAGACCCTCGGCTGGCAGGCCAGTTCGTATTATGCCCGCGAGTTTACCTTCTCCGGGGACCTTGCCACGTTCGGGCTCGAGGGCGGCCTCTTCCTTGCCGCCACCGGTTTTACGTTCGATCCCGGCACTTCGTTCAAGGTGGATGTGGGTTCCGACGCGACCTTCGGTCTCCGGTCCTATACCGATCTGCTGCTTGCCGGTGTCAGTCTGACGACTCCCAAAGGCAGCATCGCCATCGAATCTCTCGGCAACCTCCACCTCGGTTCCGGTACCGTGCTGACGGCAGGCAGGCCCCAGGAGTACGATGATCTCGTCTATATCCAGTCCGGCGGCATCAACCTGACCGCCCGGGGTAATGTTATCCTCAACGAGGCATCCCTCATCGCATGGTCCGACGACTACACGACCTATTCCACCTCGAATTCCGGCGGTTACGGGTCGCATGGCGTGACGATCGACACCACGTCGAATGCCGAGGCCAACATCGAGCTCACGAACAGCACGATCACGACCTCCACCCGCTACTCCGCGGGCGACATCGACAGGCCGGCCGGCTTCATCACGATCAAGGGAGCGCGCGAGGTCCGGATCGATGGCGGACGCCTGGTCGCTGCCTCCATCGACATTCGTGCCGGCAAGCAAAACAACGATGCGCATCGGCTCGACGTGAAGAATCTCGATCTCACGCTGCCCGAAGGCGCCGAGTATGCCTCCGTGCGCATGGAAGCCTACACGGTGCGCCTCACCAACGTGACATTCGACGTAAGGGCGGACACCACGATCAACTCGGGGAAGGGCACCGTCAACGTGAACGCGACCAGCACCGGCATGCTTGGAGCCGTGAATTTCTACGGCGGCGTGCAGATCAAGGACTACCAGGGCGTCTCGCAAAACCTCAACGAGGCAGGCAACTTCAACCAGTACGTCCACGTCGTCAAAGGATCCGATCACATCTACAACAACGGCACCGCCGCCGGCTCCTCCGGCTACACCGGCAATTCGGGCTATGCCCCGATCACCATCGGCAAGATCGGCTCTTCGGGCCCGTCGCTCTGA